One Helianthus annuus cultivar XRQ/B chromosome 12, HanXRQr2.0-SUNRISE, whole genome shotgun sequence genomic region harbors:
- the LOC110892934 gene encoding uncharacterized protein LOC110892934 gives MLAVFPNVEHRFCLRHIHENMKSKWRGDVYKNLLWSAGKKTFIPYFNKAMEEIKTIERAMYDWLNEIPYTTWSRAYFSGRAKCDLLLNNICDVFNRQIIGAGDKPISTCLEFIREYMTKMIVNVKKMKAKCMGPLTPHAIEVFDGIKKQASEMFVLMVDTDKYQVTGPRSQCVVNVKNKTCACRKWDLTGMPCKHAFAAIWDMLRNSIDVGIPEEWVSDVYWLSTWKKVYENVIEPINGPEMWTPSQCPTTLIPPKHHT, from the coding sequence ATGCTAGCAGTTTTTCCTAATGTTGAGCACAGGTTTTGTTTGAGGCACATTCATGAGAACATGAAATCCAAGTGGCGTGGAGATGTTTACAAGAATTTGCTTTGGTCAGCCGGTAAGAAGACCTTCATTCCATATTTTAACAAGGCTATGGAAGAAATTAAGACAATAGAACGGGCTATGTATGACTGGCTGAATGAGATCCCATACACCACTTGGTCAAGAGCATATTTTTCTGGAAGAGCTAAATGTGATTTGTTGCTAAACAACATATGTGATGTTTTTAACAGACAAATCATAGGTGCAGGGGACAAGCCGATTAGCACATGCTTAGAATTCATTAGGGAGTACATGACCAAGATGATAGTGAATGTAAAGAAAATGAAAGCAAAGTGTATGGGGCCACTGACACCTCATGCCATTGAGGTCTTCGATGGGATCAAGAAACAGGCATCTGAAATGTTTGTTTTAATGGTTGATACAGACAAGTATCAAGTAACAGGTCCAAGATCACAGTGTGTTGTGAATGTTAAAAATAAAACTTGTGCATGCAGGAAGTGGGACTTGACAGGGATGCCTTGCAAACATGCTTTTGCAGCCATATGGGATATGTTAAGGAATAGCATTGATGTTGGTATACCAGAAGAGTGGGTTTCGGATGTTTATTGGTTGTCAACATGGAAGAAAGTTTATGAGAATGTCATAGAGCCAATCAATGGGCCAGAGATGTGGACTCCTTCTCAGTGTCCAACAACACTCATCCCACCAAAGCATCATACATAG